From a region of the Alnus glutinosa chromosome 1, dhAlnGlut1.1, whole genome shotgun sequence genome:
- the LOC133880947 gene encoding pumilio homolog 24, giving the protein MAAKNQKHQQQSNKTRKRKQVPGAKTEAPDRSATSKKPKLLAGPKPSYPPAKGSTKPFKSPKMKFEKSETDKEKKAPMSKRERRLNAKELSEARKKRRKRYYTLELELASLWEKMRCRNIAKEDRSKFVTEALQKMKGKIPEIAGSHISSRVLQTCVKYCSQAERDAVFEELQPHFITLACNTYAVHLVKKMLDNASKKQLAGFISSLHGHVASLLRHMVGSVVVQHAYDSANATQKQELLLELYSTELKLFKDLVSLKESRLVDVISKLGLQKASVLRHMASEIQPILEKGIVDHSIIHRVLIEYFSIADQSSAADVIQQLSGPLLVRMIHTRDGSRIAMLCVKHGSAKERKKIIKGMKDHVAKIAHDQCGSMVLVCIFSVVDDTKQITKAIIRELQKILKELVLDKNGRRLLLQLLHPNCSRYFSPDDLTSLNLSIPSLSGKSEPEASSEAKSSKVDEFSDEEAKYDKKVTVGEGNKGTSSGDNIQLVEGGKKDPFLRRQELLVNSGLAEGLIDICIESAGELLRSNFGKEIIYEVAIGGSDGILHPTLDEKLNSLHKAIATLAAKSSEESEEEHVLNNFHSSRTIRKLVLDCPTFACTFWKKALKRKSKLWAQGHSSKVICAFLESSDSKVRELAKEELQPLIDGGIIKIPETKQSANED; this is encoded by the exons ATGGCGGCGAAGAACCAGAAGCACCAGCAGCAGAGCAACAAGACCAGAAAGCGAAAGCAAGTTCCAGGCGCAAAGACCGAAGCACCAGACCGCTCCGCCACTTCCAAGAAGCCCAAGCTCCTCGCCGGCCCGAAACCATCGTATCCTCCGGCCAAGGGCTCCACCAAACCGTTCAAATCGCCGAAAATGAAGTTCGAGAAATCGGAAACCGATAAGGAAAAGAAGGCTCCGATGTCGAAACGAGAGCGTCGCCTGAACGCCAAG GAACTGTCAGAGGctaggaagaagaggaggaagcgATATTACACTCTTGAACTT gAGCTAGCATCTCTGTGGGAAAAGATGAGGTGTCGCAATATTGCAAAAGAAGACAGATCCAA GTTTGTGACTGAAGCTCTACAAAAGATGAAGGGCAAAATTCCTGAAATTGCAGGATCCCATATTTCTTCTCGTGTTCTGCAG ACTTGTGTTAAGTACTGTTCACAAGCTGAAAGGGATGCGGTATTTGAAGAGCTCCAGCCACATTTTATTACTCTTGCGTGCAACACCTATGCAGTTCATCTGGTGAAGAAAATGTTAGACAATG CCTCCAAAAAGCAGCTGGCAGGGTTTATTTCCTCCCTCCATGGGCATGTGGCTTCTCTTCTTCGTCACATGGTTGGATCAGTTG TTGTTCAGCATGCATATGACTCGGCAAATGCAACCCAAAAGCAGGAACTTCTGTTGGAATTATATTCTACAGAGCTTAAGTTGTTTAAGGATCTGGTCTCATTGAAAGAGAGCAG GTTAGTGGATGTAATCTCAAAGCTGGGCCTACAGAAAGCTTCAGTCTTACGACACATGGCTTCAGAGATTCAACCAATTCTAGAGAAGGGAATAGTTGATCACTCTATCATACACAGAGTGCTAATTGAGTACTTCAGCATAGCTGATCAg TCCTCTGCCGCAGATGTAATCCAACAGTTGTCGGGTCCACTCCTTGTTCGAATGATCCATACCAGGGATGGATCCAGGATTGCGATGCTCTGTGTCAAGCATGGGAGTGCAAAG gaaagaaagaaaattatcaaAGGAATGAAAGACCACGTAGCCAAGATTGCTCATGATCAGTGTGGGAGTATG GTGCTTGTCTGCATTTTTTCAGTTGTTGATGACACAAAGCAAATAACAAAG GCGATAATTCGTGAGCTTCAAAAGATTTTAAAGGAGCTTGTTTTGGATaag AATGGAAGGCGTCTGTTACTGCAGCTACTTCATCCAAATTGTTCACGCTATTTCAGTCCTGATGATCTGACTTCTCTCAATTTATCTATACCTTCTCTCAGTGGCAAG AGTGAGCCAGAAGCAAGTTCTGAAGCAAAATCTTCAAAGGTTGATGAATTTAGTGACGAAGAGGCCAAGTATGACAAAAAAGTGACCGTTGGTGAGGGCAATAAAGGTACTTCATCAGGTGACAATATTCAGCTAGTTGAGGGAGGAAAAAAAGATCCTTTCTTAAGGAGGCAAGAGTTGTTGGTCAATAGTGGTCTTGCTGAG GGTCTAATTGATATATGTATCGAGAGTGCAGGAGAACTACTTCGATCAAATTTTGGCAAAGAAATCATATATGAG GTTGCAATTGGAGGTTCTGATGGCATTCTCCACCCAACTTTGGATGAAAAGTTGAATTCCCTTCATAAAGCAATAGCAACTCTTGCAGCCAAGTCATCAGAAGAATCAGAAGAGGAGCATGTCCTAAACAATTTTCATTCCAGCCGGACCATTAGAAAGCTTGTCTTGGACTGCCCCACATTTGCTTGTACTTTTTGGAAGAAAGCTCTGAAAAGGAAGAGTAAGCTGTGGGCCCAAGGTCACAG TTCGAAGGTAATTTGTGCGTTCTTGGAATCCTCTGATTCTAAGGTACGTGAACTGGCAAAAGAGGAGCTGCAGCCCTTGATAGATGGTGGCATTATCAAAATCCCTGAGACCAAGCAGTCAGCAAATGAAGATTAA
- the LOC133858891 gene encoding dnaJ-related protein rsp1: MGRWGQDSDFKTHLVTEICSISTRSVACIHRHGFGALKSRFIDWYRVLGVEENAGIDVIRKQYHKLALQLHPDKNKHPKAEIAFKLVSEAYTCVSNGARRRAFDLERWKNFCFQCNTIPYTTCSTPRKSNASKTSRCKNLTSRFQGLKGIRERFKEEVKVIENCLRANATSRAESPLFNPSDGLFPSSNRTRKESPVFNPSDYTFQGYPHLRTRICKKPENYWFLQSGRGYGTPIFEVRSETAMLRSKSACVRS, encoded by the exons ATGGGTAGATGGGGACAAGACTCCGATTTCAAAACCCATTTAGTCACAGAAATTTGCTCCATTTCAACACGCTCTGTTGCCTGCATTCACAGACATGGTTTCGGCGCGCTTAAATCACGTTTCATTGATTGGTATCGTGTTCTTGGA GTGGAAGAAAATGCAGGCATAGATGTTATTCGCAAGCAATACCATAAGCTTG CTTTGCAACTTCATCCAGATAAGAACAAGCACCCCAAGGCTGAAATTGCTTTCAAGCTTGTCTCAGAG GCATATACATGTGTCTCTAATGGTGCAAGGAGAAGAGCCTTTGATTTGGAGAGATGGAAAAACTTCTGCTTTCAGTGCAATACAATTCCTTATACGACCTGCAGTACTCCTAGAAAGTCCAATGCTTCAAAAACCAGTCGGTGTAAGAATCTTACAAGCCGTTTCCAAGGTCTAAAAGGCATCAGAGAAAGATTCAAAGAGGAGGTCAAGGTGATAGAGAACTGTTTGAGGGCTAATGCAACATCAAGGGCGGAATCGCCACTCTTCAATCCATCCGACGGATTATTCCCAAGCAGCAACAGGACAAGGAAAGAATCCCCAGTCTTTAATCCATCGGACTACACATTCCAAGGCTACCCACATCTTAGGACCCGAATTTGCAAGAAACCTGAAAACTATTGGTTCTTGCAGTCTGGCAGGGGATATGGCACCCCAATTTTTGAAGTCAGGTCAGAAACGGCAATGCTTAGAAGCAAATCTGCCTGTGTGCGTTCCTAA
- the LOC133858890 gene encoding uncharacterized protein LOC133858890, protein MIYANLRSEAVQLRFSNLMSASLSLSFPPIPPPLAPREWLRRPTLSRLPSTHYAPLQTDRRRNIRRRSPITMSSDHHLPTSELSDESNFETIVSPDGLISICGFGSLLSERSARSTFPDLIDFRVARLNGFRRVFAHAAPIFFERGIAKPETKEISSLSVEPCEGETLVVTVFEIQKSEIPAFVKRELEFRFLAVLPETLDGRPFDNRAVLCARYSDEEFFQVRCKGSKEIYFQHYGRYNIHKIWRDDILPCRVYLRHCVLAAKNLSDVAYNNFLDHTFLADRKTTIREYLATTGSGIMEEEPPESLKTRYGG, encoded by the exons ATGATCTATGCAAATCTTCGCTCTGAGGCTGTACAGCTCCGCTTCTCAAATCTCATGTCcgcttctctttctctgtcatTCCCTCCCATTCCTCCCCCTCTCGCGCCTCGCGAGTGGCTCCGCCGCCCAACCCTCTCTCGCCTACCCTCAACGCACTACGCTCCACTCCAAACCGATCGCCGGCGAAATATCCGGCGACGATCTCCGATCACCATGTCCTCCGACCACCACCTACCGACGAGTGAACTGAGCGACGAGTCCAATTTTGAAACCATCGTCTCCCCCGACGGTCTCATCTCCATCTGTGGCTTCGGTTCCCTCCTCTCCG AGAGGAGCGCGAGGAGTACATTTCCAGACCTGATCGACTTCAGAGTTGCGAGATTGAACGGCTTTCGGCGCGTTTTCGCCCACGCGGCTCCGATTTTCTTCGAGCGTGGTATAGCCAAGCCAGAAACCAAG GAGATATCTAGCTTGAGTGTTGAGCCTTGTGAAGGCGAAACTCTGGTGGTTACAGTTTTCGAGATTCAAAAATCAGAG ATTCCGGCTTTTGTCAAGAGGGAGCTTGAATTTCGGTTCCTAGCT GTTCTGCCCGAAACACTTGATGGGAGGCCATTTGACAATCGAGCG GTGCTTTGTGCTCGATATAGTGATGAGGAATTTTTTCAAGTTCGATGCAAAG GAAGCAAGGAGATCTATTTTCAGCATTATGGACGTTATAACATCCATAAGATTTGGCGAGATGATATTTTACCTTGCCGTGTTTATCTTAGACACTG TGTTTTGGCAGCAAAGAACCTCAGTGATGTAGCCTACAACAACTTCCTGGATCACACTTTCCTTGCAGACCGTAAAACAACCATCCGTGAGTACCTTGCAACAACAGGTTCAGGCATTATGGAAGAGGAGCCTCCAGAATCACTCAAGACGCGTTATGGTGGTTGA
- the LOC133880938 gene encoding uncharacterized protein LOC133880938 → MAVATIVTASGAAVLLYYLLTRRLAAGRVEGEDERSKLSRSFRRRISRRPAQAPATLFESISTLSETLRFTYSETLGKWPIGDLAFGINYFMRRQGNLQVASVYAGNDCIQLKGPEVVVELNIFLRLLTLCMLFSKKKFPVFLESAGYSEEDVLLHKPKAELLKPAFSIIRDRDSKCFLLLIRGTHSIKDTLTAATGAVVPFHHSVLHDGGISNLVLGYAHCGMVAAARWIAKLCTPSLLKALNEYPDYKVKIVGHSLGGGTAALLTYILREQKEFSSSTCVTFAPAACMTWELAESGKHFITTVINGSDLVPTFSTASLDDLRSEVTASSWFNDFRDQIEHTRVLNVFYRSATALGSRLPSIASTKARVAGAGALLKPVSSSTQVVMKRAQNVAQAVVKTRSSLSSWSCMGARRRHVGPLLESEVEDLPEAALVSERNSESAATDGITRDPLGNKVERNSSSGGSGHDDTDEDEHLLPEDGVISVSTVEDITEGELLFELERELQRQENEADIRAQEEEAAAAKEITEEENILVDAVVESSNPISSADDVLESHRFYPPGRIMHIVSVPSSDTPNIDNGTRTEEHVGFFETPRELYSKLRLSKTMINDHYMPMYKKMMEMLIRELENEEPCGSVM, encoded by the exons ATGGCGGTGGCGACAATTGTGACCGCCTCTGGAGCTGCGGTGCTGCTGTACTACTTGCTGACCCGGAGACTGGCGGCGGGGAGGGTGGAGGGAGAAGATGAACGGTCGAAATTGAGCAGATCGTTTAGGAGGAGAATTTCTCGGAGGCCAGCTCAGGCTCCGGCGACGCTGTTCGAGTCGATCAGCACGCTTTCTGAGACGTTGCGTTTCACGTATTCGGAGACTTTGGGGAAATGGCCGATCGGGGACTTGGCGTTCGGGATTAACTATTTCATGAGGAGGCAG GGTAACTTACAAGTTGCAAGTGTATATGCTGGTAATGATTGTATACAACTTAAAGGTCCTGAAGTTGTTGTGGAGTTGAACATATTTCTGAGGTTGTTGACCCTTTGTATGCTTTTCTCGAAGAAGAAGTTTCCAGTGTTTTTAGAGTCTGCCGGCTACTCTGAGGAAGATGTCCTCCTTCACAAGCCCAAGGCAGAG CTTTTGAAGCCCGCTTTCTCAATTATACGAGATAGAGACTCAAAATGTTTCCTTCTATTGATTCGTGGTACTCATAGCATTAAAGATACACTAACAGCAGCAACTGGTGCAGTGGTCCCTTTCCACCACTCAGTTTTACATGATGGTGGGATAAGCAATTTAGTTTTAGGATATGCCCATTGTGGAATGGTTGCTGCTGCTCGTTGGATAGCAAAGCTTTGCACTCCTTCTCTGCTCAAAGCTCTTAATGAATATCCTGACTACAAAGTGAAG ATTGTTGGGCATTCGCTTGGTGGTGGTACTGCTGCGCTTTTGACATATATTCTTCGAGAACAGAAAGAATTCTCCTCAAGCACTTGTGTAACGTTTGCCCCAG CTGCCTGTATGACCTGGGAATTAGCAGAATCAGGCAAGCATTTTATTACTACCGTCATTAATGGTTCTGACCTGGTGCCAACATTCTCAACAGCTTCTCTTGATGACCTTCGCTCCGAG GTCACAGCATCATCTTGGTTTAATGATTTTCGAGATCAGATTGAGCATACAAGGGTCCTAAATGTTTTTTATCGCTCTGCAACTGCTCTGGGATCTCGTCTACCATCTATAGCTAGTACCAAAGCCAGGGTCGCTGGTGCAGGTGCACTTCTGAAGCCAGTATCCAGCAGCACTCAG GTTGTGATGAAGCGTGCACAGAATGTTGCTCAAGCTGTTGTCAAAACACGCTCGTCTCTGTCATCATGGTCTTGCATGGGCGCACGTCGCCGTCACGTGGGTCCACTATTGGAATCTGAAGTAGAGGATTTGCCTGAAGCAGCTCTAGTATCTGAAAGAAACTCCGAGTCTGCTGCAACAGATGGAATAACAAGAGACCCTTTGGGGAATAAAGTGGAACGTAATTCCTCTAGTGGTGGATCAGGTCATGATGATACAGATGAAGACGAGCATCTCCTTCCAGAAGATGGAGTCATTAGTGTGTCCACTGTGGAGGACATCACTGAAGGTGAGTTATTGTTCGAACTGGAGAGAGAGCTTCAGAGGCAGGAGAATGAAGCAGATATTAGAGCCCAGGAGGAAGAAGCAGCTGCAGCTAAAGAAATCACCGAAGAGGAAAACATACTGGTTGATGCAGTAGTGGAAAGCAGTAATCCAATCTCATCGGCGGATGATGTATTAGAGAGCCACCGGTTCTATCCCCCTGGCAGAATCATGCACATCGTTTCcgtaccttcatctgatactcCCAATATAGATAATGGCACGCGCACTGAGGAACATGTTGGTTTCTTTGAGACGCCTAGAGAACTGTATAGTAAGCTCCGGCTTTCAAAAACAATGATAAATGATCATTATATGCCTATGTATAAGAAGATGATGGAAATGTTAATCAGGGAACTGGAAAATGAAGAACCTTGTGGTTCTGTAATGTga
- the LOC133880929 gene encoding probable protein phosphatase 2C 34, whose product MGLFPSLLYALTKTESFRKWRNRKIDVGKETAKALAKEARKNELILSSSGTLKSKKSDNFASVCSKGGKKGINQDCLIVWEEFGCQEDMMFCGIFDGHGPWGHLVAERVRKSVPASLLCNWQETLASTSLDLDFEMEADRNLRGFDIWKQSYLKTYAYVDHELKHHPGIDSFCSGSTALSIVKQGEHLVMANVGDSRAVLATTSDDGHLVPLQLSVDFKPNLPQEAERIAESKGRVFSLDDEPGVYRMWRPNGETSGLALSRALGDHYLKDFGLISVPDVTQRNITSRDKFVILATDGVWDVISNQEAVQIVSSTADREKSAKRLVECAVGAWKHKKRGIAMDDISAVCLFFHTSNLTMQASKPVGIRN is encoded by the exons ATGGGGCTTTTCCCATCCCTTCTTTATGCGTTGACAAAAACTGAATCATTCAGGAAATGGAGGAACCGTAAGATTGATGTTGGAAAGGAAACTGCAAAAGCATTGGCAAAGGAAGCGAGGAAGAATGAGTTGATATTAAGTTCTTCAGGGACTCTGAAGTCCAAAAAATCTGACAACTTTGCTTCAGTCTGCTCTAAAGGAGGGAAGAAGGGGATTAATCAGGATTGCTTAATTGTTTGGGAG GAGTTTGGATGCCAAGAAGACATGATGTTTTGTGGCATTTTCGATGGGCATGGCCCATGGGGGCACCTTGTAGCCGAAAGGGTGAGGAAATCAGTGCCTGCTTCTTTGCTGTGCAATTGGCAAGAAACTCTAGCTTCAACCTCGCTTGACCTGGATTTTGAAATGGAAGCGGATAGAAATCTTCGTGGGTTTGATATATGGAAGCAATCCTACTTAAAAACTTATGCTTATGTTGACCACGAGCTTAAGCATCATCCCGGAATTGATTCTTTTTGTAGTGGATCTACAGCTCTCTCAATTGTTAAACAG GGTGAACACCTTGTCATGGCAAATGTTGGCGATTCTCGGGCTGTACTGGCGACGACATCTGATGATGGCCATTTGGTACCGCTTCAGCTTAGCGTCGACTTTAAGCCCAATTTACCTc AGGAGGCAGAACGAATAGCAGAGTCCAAAGGGCGAGTGTTCAGTTTAGACGACGAACCAGGGGTGTACAGGATGTGGAGGCCTAATGGGGAGACATCAGGACTAGCGCTGTCAAGAGCCTTAGGCGACCACTACCTAAAGGACTTCGGTCTTATCTCTGTGCCGGATGTGACACAAAGGAACATAACCAGCAGAGACAAATTTGTGATTTTGGCGACAGATGGGGTGTGGGACGTTATTTCCAACCAAGAAGCTGTGCAGATTGTTTCTTCAACGGCCGACAGGGAAAAATCAGCCAAAAGGCTGGTGGAGTGTGCTGTTGGAGCATGGAAACACAAGAAGCGAGGCATTGCAATGGACGACATCTCAGCTGTTTGCCTCTTCTTTCACACTTCAAACCTCACAATGCAAGCCTCCAAACCGGTTGGCATAAGAAATTAA